The DNA segment AGTAGCGAATATCAACGTATTACGCATTTAGGTGACATTATCGGTAACCTAATTGAAGAGGGTGCGTTTATTGAGCGTGGTGAGCGTCGTCAGCCAATTTCAAGTTTTGAAGAAGCTCTTGAGTGGTTAACAAAAGAATCACGTCGTGGTCTTGCGGTACAACGTTATAAAGGTCTTGGTGAAATGAACCCAGAACAATTATGGGAAACCACTATGAACCCAGATACACGTCGTATGATGCAAGTCACTGTGAAAGATGCGATTGCAACTGATGAATTGTTCACTACCTTAATGGGTGATGCGGTTGAACCTCGTCGTGCCTTTATCGAAGAGAATGCGCTGAAAGCGGCAAATATTGATATCTAGTTTTAGATTCGATGAGATAAAAAAAGCGGAGCTGTGAAAATGGCCCCGCTTTTTTGTTGGCTACAACAATCACGTTTATCCGCGTTGTCCGACCAAACGGCACAGCATTTCTGTCACTAAATAACTCTTTTCAAAGGAGCTAACAGGTAAAAATTCAAAACGAGAGTGGAAATTCAACGCACCTGTAAAATAGTTAGGTGTGAGCAAGCCTCGTGCTGAAAGTGCAGAGCCATCTGTACCTCCTCGCATTGGGATCACATTAGGTTGAATATCTAATCGTTTTAATGCTTCAAAAATAAGTTCGATAGCGGTGCGATCTTCCCCAATTGAATCACTGATATTGCTATACACATCGACAATCTCATAGTCGATTTGCGCACGAGGATGGCGAGCTTGGATCAAAGCAACAGACTGTTTAATAAACTGTTTGCGAGCTTCATAACTCTGCTTGTCAAAATCACGAATAGCCATTTTGATGACCGCATTATCAGGATTGGCGATTAAATCAGTGACATAGAAATAACCTTCACGGTGCTCGGTGTGCTCGGGGGTATCAAAACGGTCAAAACAGCCAATAAAATCATGAGCAACACGAATTGGATTTAATAATACGTTTTTCGCAGACATTGGGTGTGCAGTCACACCTTTTACAGACACGTTAATTGATGCCGCATTAAAGGTTTCATACACAACTTCTCCTAATGCACAGCAATCAATGGTGTAAGCAAAATCAACGTTGAAGCGAGATAAATCCATCAGTTTTGAACCGCGCAATCCAATCTCTTCATCAGGGACAAACGCAACATAGATATCGCCACAATCAAAATCAGCATGTTGAAGTTTATCCATTAACTCCATAACAACGGTGATCGCCGCTTTATTATCAGCACCTAATACGCTTGTACCATCACTGAAGATAATCTCCTCACCAATATAAGGCTCGGCTTCAGGGTGCTCTTGCGCTTTAAACCAGATATCCTTCTCTTTATTTAAGCAGAGATCTTTCCCTTCATAACGCAGTGTTTGTGGGTGAATATCAGGTGAAATACCGACATCAACCGTATCAAGATGGGCAACAAATCCAACTTTAGGGGCATTGGGTTTAGTACCTGGTCTCATTGCATATAAAATGGCATGAGAATCGATATAGATATCTTTTAGCTCATAAGTTTCCAACTCTTTAGCCAGTAACTTTGCTAACTCAAGTTGCCCTTGCGTACTGGGTACCACAGAAGCTGATGCATCACTTTGGCTTTCAATTGCCAGATAACGGAAGAAACGCTGTTCTAATTTTTGACCTAGGGTGTTCATTATCATCTTGTTCCTAATACAGTTATTTTTATAAGTGTGAGTTATGATGCTGGTTGCCATGTATATCCACTGTCAAAACCGAGAGGAATATCGAGTCCCCAGAAGATAAACAGTGTCGCCGTTAATACAATAAGCAAGCCAATAGTGAAAGGGATCATCATGGAGCACAATGTACCGATACCTGCCCCTTTATAGTATTTTTGGCAATACATCAAAATCAGTGGGTAGAATGGGAACATCGGTGTACTCACATTCATTGCGGAATCACTGACACGGAACGCAGCTTGCGTTAATTCAGGTGAAATCCCGACAGCCATTAACATTGGCACTAATACTGGTGCAATCACAGCCCATTTTGATGTTGCTGAGGTGATCATGATATTTAAAATCGCAGTCAGCAAAATGACACCTAATACCGTCATACCTGAAGGCATATTAAGTGTACGCAGTAACTCTGCACCTGATAATGCTAATAAAGTTCCTAAATTTGAGTGTTGGAAAGAGTAAAGGAACTGAGCAGCAAAAAAGGCAAAAACGATAAATGGGATCAACGATTTAGTGATATTTTCCATTGCTTTGACAATATCTTTTGTGGAAGCAAAAGACTTAGTCATATAGCCATAGATTAAACCGGGTACAGAGAAGAAGATAAACAGTAAAGGTACCACAATTTGCATAATTGGGGCTTTAGGGCTGGTTAAACTGCCTTCTGGTGAACGTAATGGTGAGGTTTCTGGTAATAACAGTGCAAATAAACCAATCCCCATTAGCACCACTGCCCAACCTGCAAAACGGAATGCTCGTTTTTCTGTTGGTGTAATTTCACCTAACTCTGCATCTTTGGTATCAATACCAGAAGAGACAGGACAGTTTTTATTTAACCAAGGCTCTACAATTTTTTCAGTGATATACCAACAAGTTAAAATAACGCCAAATGTTCCACCTAAGCTAAAAAAGTAGTTACATAAAACGTTAACGCTATATCCCGGAGCCATAATTTGCGCCGCTTCCTGAGTAAAGCTTTGCATTATTGGGTCAATAATTGACGGTGTATAACTTGCTGTAAATCCACCCGCCAAACCTGCAAATGAGGCCGCGATACCTGCTAAAGGATGGCGACCACAGGCATAGAACATCATCGCAGAGACGGGCATAAGAATAACGTAAGCAGAGTCGGAAGCTAAGTGCGCAACAATACCAACAAACACAACTGTTGGTGTCAGCATTTTAGGAGAAATAAACGAAAGCATTTTTTTTAGAGCCGTTTTAATAAAACCGCTGCTTTCTGCAATACCAATTCCTAATGTTGCAACAATCGTTATTCCAAGTGGAGGAAAGCTAATGAAATTTTTCACCGCACTTGTCACAAATAATATGATCTCTTCATATTGAAACATATTAATAACGGCGATTTTCTCTTTAGTCACTGGGTGTAAATAATCAAAATGAACAAAAGAGAGGAAGAATGAAAATATCCAGCAGATCACTAAGGCGTAAACGAACAACATAGTAACATCAGGCATGATATTACCAATGCGTTCGACTCGGTTTAAAAAACCTTTTTTATTGGGTTGTGTTTGCGTTGTCATATTTATAATGCATCTTTTTATAAAAGTAATAAAAATCACCTTAAATAAATGACAATAAAAAGTAAATTTATTTTTAAATAATAAGTAGTTACCGCAGTTTCTATAAAATAAATAATATATTAGAAATTATTATATTTAAATGTTTGTCATCATTACTTTTAGTTGTTAAAAAATGATTTATTTATTTTCACACTCTGTTTTGAATAAAAAGAGGTGGATTATGCTGAATAATCTGCCTGAATTCTTTAGCGTTATTTTTGAAACTATTGTAGAAAATATATTTTATACCGAGTCATAAAATTAAAATAAATAAAATATGAAAAATTCAAAAAAATTTTATGAGAAAAAGAAGGGATGAGAAATAAAAAATAAAGCTAATGATTATTTAGAATAAGAATATCAACCATTTTCATTTTCTAAAAATGGTCGATATTCTAAATAACTCATATTAACGCAGAATATTCAGCATACGACGTAAAGGCTCTGCAGCACCCCATAACAGTTGGTCACCCACTGTAAAGGCTGAAATAAATTCAGGGCCCATATTCAGTTTACGAATACGACCTACTGGTGTGCTCAATGTACCTGTGACTGCTGCTGGTGTTAATTCACGCATAGTTAATTCACGATCATTAGGAATGACTTTTACCCAATCATTATGGTTTGCGAGTAGCTGTTCAATCTCTGCAACAGGTAAGTCTTTTTTCAGTTTTAAGGTGAATGCTTGACTATGGCAACGTAATGCACCAATACGAACACAAAGACCATCCACAGGAATGATATTAGAACCTGTATTTAAGATCTTGTTAGTTTCAGCTTGCCCTTTCCACTCTTCGCGGCTTTGACCGTTTTCTAGTTGTTTATCAATCCAAGGGATCAAGCTACCCGCAAGAGGAACACCAAATTGTTCGGTAGGCATTGTGCCACTGCGCGTAAAGTTAGTGACTTTACGTTCAATATCTAAGATTGCAGAGGCTGGGTTTTCTAGCTCTTTAACCACTTGATTATGTAAAGAGCCCATCTGTGACAGTAACTCTCTCATATGGCGAGCGCCCGCCCCAGAAGCTGCTTGATAAGTCGATACGCTTGCCCATTCCACTAAATTGTTAGCAAACAGACCACCTAATGACATTAGCATTAGACTGACGGTACAGTTACCACCGACAAAGGCTTTAATGCCTTTATTTAAGCTGTCTTGAATATGTTGTCCATTAACAGGATCGAGAATAATAACGGCATCATCATTCATACGTAATGCTGATGCGGCATCAATCCAGTAACCTTGCCAACCGGCTTGACGCAGTTTTGGATAGATTTCATTAGTGTAGTCACCACCTTGGCAACTAATGATAATATCGAGTGATGCTAAGGTATCAATGTCATAAGCATCTTGCAGAGTGCTACGGTGGTTACCATAAGCGGGTGCTGCTTCACCTAATTGAGATGTGGTGAAGAAAACAGGGTTTATCCCATCAAAATCACGTTCTTCAACCATTCTTTGCATTAAAACG comes from the Proteus appendicitidis genome and includes:
- the pepT gene encoding peptidase T → MNTLGQKLEQRFFRYLAIESQSDASASVVPSTQGQLELAKLLAKELETYELKDIYIDSHAILYAMRPGTKPNAPKVGFVAHLDTVDVGISPDIHPQTLRYEGKDLCLNKEKDIWFKAQEHPEAEPYIGEEIIFSDGTSVLGADNKAAITVVMELMDKLQHADFDCGDIYVAFVPDEEIGLRGSKLMDLSRFNVDFAYTIDCCALGEVVYETFNAASINVSVKGVTAHPMSAKNVLLNPIRVAHDFIGCFDRFDTPEHTEHREGYFYVTDLIANPDNAVIKMAIRDFDKQSYEARKQFIKQSVALIQARHPRAQIDYEIVDVYSNISDSIGEDRTAIELIFEALKRLDIQPNVIPMRGGTDGSALSARGLLTPNYFTGALNFHSRFEFLPVSSFEKSYLVTEMLCRLVGQRG
- a CDS encoding AbgT family transporter, translating into MTTQTQPNKKGFLNRVERIGNIMPDVTMLFVYALVICWIFSFFLSFVHFDYLHPVTKEKIAVINMFQYEEIILFVTSAVKNFISFPPLGITIVATLGIGIAESSGFIKTALKKMLSFISPKMLTPTVVFVGIVAHLASDSAYVILMPVSAMMFYACGRHPLAGIAASFAGLAGGFTASYTPSIIDPIMQSFTQEAAQIMAPGYSVNVLCNYFFSLGGTFGVILTCWYITEKIVEPWLNKNCPVSSGIDTKDAELGEITPTEKRAFRFAGWAVVLMGIGLFALLLPETSPLRSPEGSLTSPKAPIMQIVVPLLFIFFSVPGLIYGYMTKSFASTKDIVKAMENITKSLIPFIVFAFFAAQFLYSFQHSNLGTLLALSGAELLRTLNMPSGMTVLGVILLTAILNIMITSATSKWAVIAPVLVPMLMAVGISPELTQAAFRVSDSAMNVSTPMFPFYPLILMYCQKYYKGAGIGTLCSMMIPFTIGLLIVLTATLFIFWGLDIPLGFDSGYTWQPAS
- the asd gene encoding aspartate-semialdehyde dehydrogenase, which encodes MKNVGFVGWRGMVGSVLMQRMVEERDFDGINPVFFTTSQLGEAAPAYGNHRSTLQDAYDIDTLASLDIIISCQGGDYTNEIYPKLRQAGWQGYWIDAASALRMNDDAVIILDPVNGQHIQDSLNKGIKAFVGGNCTVSLMLMSLGGLFANNLVEWASVSTYQAASGAGARHMRELLSQMGSLHNQVVKELENPASAILDIERKVTNFTRSGTMPTEQFGVPLAGSLIPWIDKQLENGQSREEWKGQAETNKILNTGSNIIPVDGLCVRIGALRCHSQAFTLKLKKDLPVAEIEQLLANHNDWVKVIPNDRELTMRELTPAAVTGTLSTPVGRIRKLNMGPEFISAFTVGDQLLWGAAEPLRRMLNILR